A window of the Schlesneria paludicola DSM 18645 genome harbors these coding sequences:
- a CDS encoding HdeD family acid-resistance protein — translation MSEAPLPDDPIVEHREKLRQVAYVARERVGERLNDVWWWFLIRGVLAVGLAVVALFWPQKTISVLVNILGAYFLFDGLLGVIGAFRSGGRNGFPLFSIVSLMVGAILLFWTTLSVRVFLTLVGAWALLQGIGLFLSNRSQGEDAESSRLFAILGAVLVLIGLILVIWPSTGVVAISWLIAVVALILGGVLLFVAERLRRLSRRIDQRV, via the coding sequence ATGTCGGAAGCTCCATTGCCAGATGATCCGATTGTGGAACACCGCGAAAAGCTGCGACAAGTGGCTTACGTCGCCAGGGAACGCGTCGGCGAACGCCTGAACGACGTGTGGTGGTGGTTCCTGATTCGGGGTGTGCTGGCGGTGGGGTTGGCGGTTGTCGCGCTGTTTTGGCCGCAGAAGACGATCAGTGTCCTGGTCAATATTCTGGGGGCATACTTCCTGTTCGACGGACTGCTTGGCGTGATCGGGGCATTCCGCTCGGGTGGTCGCAACGGATTTCCCCTGTTCTCGATCGTCAGTTTGATGGTCGGCGCGATCTTACTCTTTTGGACGACGCTCAGCGTGAGGGTCTTCCTGACGCTCGTCGGTGCTTGGGCGCTGCTGCAGGGGATTGGCCTGTTTCTGTCAAACCGAAGTCAAGGCGAGGATGCCGAATCAAGTCGCTTGTTCGCGATCCTTGGTGCGGTTCTCGTCCTGATCGGGTTGATCCTGGTCATTTGGCCAAGCACGGGCGTCGTGGCCATTTCGTGGCTGATTGCGGTGGTCGCGTTGATCCTAGGTGGAGTCCTCTTGTTCGTCGCCGAGCGACTACGACGTCTCTCTCGTCGTATTGATCAGCGGGTATGA
- a CDS encoding TIGR03067 domain-containing protein → MKRALQMCLMCLALVTSLRAAENDAELKPFQGHWEVIELVEDGHVIPPDAIREWLPSGGRFEIIDNSLTYKSPEDGKKHARVFEIDPTQFPKGIDLLSRDKKEVLGIYRFDEGKLVVCLSDAADGAQPTEFSAKKGSKRMLMVLKKMSVADASAKAPHSPPLTGGSKILSDEELTKMLPGAWRYRDDIGSLVLTIRSNGTWSTIREVQELRLFQKVFVRTPVSNGTWVVKRGTLSLLCTASLHPDRVNHTMPFTVRSISENDLIFVDYMGRLGRASKVE, encoded by the coding sequence ATGAAACGCGCTCTACAAATGTGTCTGATGTGCCTCGCGCTGGTGACGTCCCTGCGTGCCGCAGAGAATGACGCCGAACTGAAACCATTTCAGGGACACTGGGAGGTGATCGAACTAGTCGAAGATGGTCACGTCATTCCTCCCGATGCGATCCGAGAATGGCTTCCCTCCGGTGGTCGATTTGAGATCATCGACAACTCACTGACGTACAAGTCTCCCGAGGATGGAAAAAAGCACGCCCGAGTTTTTGAGATCGATCCCACGCAGTTCCCGAAAGGGATTGACCTGTTGAGCCGGGACAAAAAAGAAGTCCTGGGAATCTATCGATTTGATGAAGGCAAGCTTGTTGTCTGCCTGTCCGACGCCGCCGACGGTGCACAGCCAACAGAGTTTTCGGCCAAAAAGGGATCTAAGCGAATGCTGATGGTCCTGAAGAAAATGTCGGTCGCGGACGCGAGCGCGAAAGCACCGCACTCACCACCGCTGACGGGCGGCTCAAAAATTCTGTCGGACGAAGAACTGACGAAGATGCTGCCGGGGGCATGGCGGTATCGCGACGACATTGGATCGCTTGTGCTGACAATTCGCAGCAACGGCACCTGGTCGACGATCCGTGAAGTCCAAGAGTTGCGACTTTTCCAAAAGGTCTTCGTGCGAACGCCAGTTTCAAACGGAACTTGGGTGGTCAAACGAGGGACGCTGAGTCTGCTTTGTACGGCTTCATTGCATCCTGATCGCGTGAATCACACGATGCCATTTACGGTCCGCTCAATCTCTGAGAACGACTTGATCTTCGTGGACTACATGGGGCGACTTGGCCGCGCGTCGAAGGTGGAATAA